The following proteins come from a genomic window of Sesamum indicum cultivar Zhongzhi No. 13 linkage group LG10, S_indicum_v1.0, whole genome shotgun sequence:
- the LOC105171938 gene encoding AP3-complex subunit beta-A isoform X1, producing MLTQFGATADSLSKASTMMFRIGTDAHLYDDPDDVSIAPLLDSKFDSEKCEALKRLLALIAQGFDVSSYFPQVVKNVASQSLEVKKLVYLYLLHYAEKRPNETLLSINCFQKDLGDPNPLVRAWALRTMAGIRLHVIAPLVLVAVGKCARDPSIYVRKCAATALPKLHDLCLEEQTAAIEELVGMLLKDNSPGVVGAAAAAFASICPSNFSVIGRNYKKLCKTLPDVEEWGQIVLIGILLRYVIAKHGLVRESLMLTSDPLVKHNSEGEDLEPHVAMRKPLHETSFDICTEIADMVSRSYLEGPDKHLSQLGHVNRDSLRLDGSCVTSAKSNDDVKILLQCTSPLLWSYNSAVVLAAAGVHWIMAPKEDVLKIVKPLLFLLRSSSSSKYVVLCNIQVFAKAMPSLFCPYYEDFFINSLDSYQIKALKLEILSSIATYSSISSILLEFQDYIRDPDRRFAADTVAAIGLCAQRLPDVAHTCLEGLLFLALSESSDGDAASLGEEEIVLVQVIKSIKAIIEKDPPSHERVIVLLLRSLDSMRAPAARAMIIWMMGEYSYMGVLISKMIPTILKYLARRFTLEAVETKLQIINACIKVLLHIKGENMSELQIIVGYVLELANSDLNYDIRDRARFLKNFLSHCMRSHDVEEVKDQKEYKDLTHVLAEYIFGGQRKVQSEPFSYRFYLPGSLSQIVLHAAPGYEPLPEPCSLIDESHFPSHVEGTTIMEDRAIDSETNDIDDSDAMSGSLEEENTTDYSSQASVSGSSGGGGSYNGASDTDGDEEAGALINLSDGAPTSRNHIKDSEENSASGFTDFGELMSNRALESWLNENPGSSQNFYDVSHAQRSLARISIKDIAQLVKPKSYTLLDPANGKGLSVDYRFSSEVSSISPQFVCLQVSFRNYTTEPMSNIFLSEEEADQGPDSFGKSVSSSESFSVSHGEAATLVSMEEISSLAPGQTTNRILHIRFEHHLLPLKLVLWCDGRKQPVKLRPDIGYFIKPLPMDIEAFSKKESQLPGMFEYIRRCTFTDHISQPNDKKDEQHSQITDIFLMICEKLALKMLNNANLFLVSVDMPVAANLNDLSGLCLRLSGEILSNSIPCLITLTLKGTCSEPLEVSVKMNCEETVFGLNLLNRIVNFLAEPAP from the exons ATGTTGACCCAATTTGGGGCGACGGCGGACTCTTTGAGCAAGGCTTCGACGATGATGTTCCGGATCGGCACCGACGCTCATCTCTACGACGATCCGGATGATGTCAGCATCGCGCCACTCCTTGATAGCAAGTTCGACTCCGAGAAATGCGAAGCCCTCAAGCGTCTCCTCGCGCTTATTGCTCAGGGGTTCGACGTGTCTAGTTACTTTCCTCAG GTGGTGAAGAATGTGGCATCACAGTCACTGGAAGTAAAGAAGCTTGTTTACTTGTACCTGCTGCATTATGCTGAAAA GCGACCGAATGAAACATTGCTGTCAATAAATTGTTTTCAAAAGGATTTAGGGGATCCGAACCCTTTGGTGAGGGCATGGGCGCTCAGAACCATGGCAGGGATTCGGCTCCATGTTATTGCACCCCTTGTTTTGGTGGCTGTGGGAAAATGTGCTCGAGATCCCTCCATATATGTTAGGAAATGTGCTGCAACCGCGCTGCCCAAGTTGCACGATTTGTGTTTGGAGGAACAGACAGCTGCAATTGAAGAG CTTGTCGGAATGTTGTTGAAAGACAACTCTCCTGGAGTAGTTGGTGCTGCTGCAGCTGCTTTTGCTTCCATATGTCCCTCTAATTTCTCTGTGATTGGCaggaattacaaaaaattatgcaagACTCTTCCTGATGTGGAAGAATGGGGTCAGATTGTCTTGATTGGGATTCTGCTACGATATGTAATTGCAAAACATGGGCTAGTCAGAGAATCCCTAATGTTAACCTCCGATCCTTTGGTGAAGCATAATTCAGAAGGGGAAGATTTGGAACCTCATGTTGCTATGAGAAAGCCCCTTCATGAAACCAGCTTTGACATATGTACTGAGATTGCAGATATGGTCTCCCGGAGTTACCTTGAAGGACCTGATAAGCATTTGTCTCAGTTGGGTCATGTAAATCGAGATTCTCTTAGATTGGATGGCTCATGCGTTACATCTGCCAAAAGCAATGATGATGTGAAGATTTTGTTGCAGTGTACATCACCATTATTATGGAGTTATAATAGTGCTGTAGTGCTGGCTGCTGCTGGTGTTCACTGGATTATGGCGCCAAAGGAGGATGTTCTAAAGATTGTTAAGCCCTTATTATTTCTCCTTAGGTCATCTAGTTCCTCAAAATATGTG GTCCTTTGCAACATTCAGGTCTTTGCCAAAGCAATGCCATCTCTGTTTTGTCCATATTATGAAGATTTCTTCATCAACTCTTTGGATTCGTATCAAATAAAAGCTCTGAAGCTTGAAATACTTTCCTCTATAGCAACATACTCTTCAATTTCCTCAATTCTTCTGGAGTTTCAG GATTATATTAGAGATCCAGACAGGAGGTTTGCAGCTGATACTGTGGCTGCGATTGGCTTATGTGCACAAAGACTCCCTGACGTTGCGCATACATGTTTGGAAGGGCTCTTGTTTCTTGCTTTGTCTG AATCTTCAGATGGGGATGCTGCATCATTGGGTGAAGAAGAAATTGTATTGGTTCAAGTAATTAAGTCAATCAAGGCAATCATAGAAAAGGATCCTCCCAGTCATGAAAGA GTAATTGTTCTCTTGCTCCGGAGCTTGGATTCAATGCGTGCACCAGCAGCCCGTGCTATGATTATATGGATGATGGGTGAGTACAGCTACATGGGGGTCCTCATTTCAAAGATGATTCCCACAATACTTAAGTATCTTGCTCGACGCTTTACTTTGGAGGCGGTTGAAACAAAGCTCCAGATTATCAATGCCTGCATTAAG GTCCTACTACATATCAAAGGGGAAAATATGTCTGAACTGCAAATAATTGTAGGCTATGTGCTTGAACTAGCTAACTCTGACTTGAATTATGATATTCGTGACCGTGCTCGTTTTCTGAAGAATTTTCTGTCACACTGTATGAGATCTCATGATGTGGAAGAAGTAAAGGACCAAAAGGAATACAAAGACCTGACACACGTTCTTGCTGAGTACATATTTGGGGGACAAAGAAAAGTACAGTCCGAACCATTTAGTTATCGATTTTATCTTCCTGGTTCTCTTTCACAGATAGTACTCCATGCAGCTCCAGGATATGAACCCCTCCCAGAACCTTGTAGTTTGATTGATGAAAGTCATTTCCCAAGTCATGTGGAAGGAACAACGATAATGGAAGATAGAGCTATTGATAGTGAAACaaatgatattgatgattCTGATGCAATGTCAGGATCtctggaagaagaaaacacaACCGATTACAGTTCTCAAGCTTCTGTTAGTGGTTcaagtggtggtggtggcagTTATAATGGTGCATCTGATACTGATGGAGATGAAGAAGCTGGTGCATTAATCAATCTTTCAGATGGTGCTCCCACTTCGAGAAATCATATTAAAGATTCAGAAGAGAATAGTGCCTCTGGCTTTACTGATTTTGGCGAGTTAATGTCCAATAGAGCTCTTGAGTCGTGGTTGAACGAAAATCCTGGTTCAAGCCAGAATTTTTATGATGTCAGTCATGCTCAGAGATCCTTAGCCAGAATCTCAATTAAGGACATTGCTCAGCTGGTGAAACCAAAGTCATATACACTTCTAGATCCTGCAAATGGAAAAGGGTTAAGTGTAGATTACAGATTTTCGTCTGAGGTGTCGAGCATATCGCCACAATTTGTCTGTTTACAGGTTTCCTTTAGGAACTACACAACAGAGCCTATgtcaaatatatttctttctgaAGAGGAAGCTGACCAGGGTCCAGATTCGTTTGGAAAATCAGTGTCATCAAGTGAAAG TTTCTCCGTGTCTCATGGTGAAGCAGCAACACTGGTTTCCATGGAAGAGATAAGTAGCCTTGCTCCTGGTCAGACAACAAATAGAATCCTCCACATTCGTTTTGAACATCATCTGTTGCCTTTGAAGCTGGTTTTATGGTGTGATGGCAGAAAGCAACCAGTGAAGTTACGACCTGATATCGGTTACTTCATTAAACCTCTTCCTATGGATATTGAAGCATTTTCAAAGAAGGAATCTCAACTTCCTGGGATGTTTGAGTACATAAGAAG GTGTACCTTTACTGATCATATTAGCCAGCCAAATGATAAAAAAGATGAGCAGCACTCACAGATAACAGACATTTTTCTAATGATATGTGAGAAATTGGCGTTAAAGATGCTTAACAATgcaaatttgtttcttgtATCCGTAGACATGCCTGTGGCTGCTAACCTCAATGACTTATCTGGTTTGTGCTTACGCTTAAGTGGTGAGATATTGAGCAACTCTATTCCTTGTCTCATCACACTTACCCTCAAAGGTACTTGCTCTGAACCACTTGAGGTATCGGTGAAAATGAACTGTGAAGAAACAGTATTTGGTTTAAATCTGTTAAATAGGATTGTGAATTTCTTGGCCGAGCCAGCCCCCTGA
- the LOC105171938 gene encoding AP3-complex subunit beta-A isoform X2 has product MLTQFGATADSLSKASTMMFRIGTDAHLYDDPDDVSIAPLLDSKFDSEKCEALKRLLALIAQGFDVSSYFPQVVKNVASQSLEVKKLVYLYLLHYAEKRPNETLLSINCFQKDLGDPNPLVRAWALRTMAGIRLHVIAPLVLVAVGKCARDPSIYVRKCAATALPKLHDLCLEEQTAAIEELVGMLLKDNSPGVVGAAAAAFASICPSNFSVIGRNYKKLCKTLPDVEEWGQIVLIGILLRYVIAKHGLVRESLMLTSDPLVKHNSEGEDLEPHVAMRKPLHETSFDICTEIADMVSRSYLEGPDKHLSQLGHVNRDSLRLDGSCVTSAKSNDDVKILLQCTSPLLWSYNSAVVLAAAGVHWIMAPKEDVLKIVKPLLFLLRSSSSSKYVVLCNIQVFAKAMPSLFCPYYEDFFINSLDSYQIKALKLEILSSIATYSSISSILLEFQDYIRDPDRRFAADTVAAIGLCAQRLPDVAHTCLEGLLFLALSDGDAASLGEEEIVLVQVIKSIKAIIEKDPPSHERVIVLLLRSLDSMRAPAARAMIIWMMGEYSYMGVLISKMIPTILKYLARRFTLEAVETKLQIINACIKVLLHIKGENMSELQIIVGYVLELANSDLNYDIRDRARFLKNFLSHCMRSHDVEEVKDQKEYKDLTHVLAEYIFGGQRKVQSEPFSYRFYLPGSLSQIVLHAAPGYEPLPEPCSLIDESHFPSHVEGTTIMEDRAIDSETNDIDDSDAMSGSLEEENTTDYSSQASVSGSSGGGGSYNGASDTDGDEEAGALINLSDGAPTSRNHIKDSEENSASGFTDFGELMSNRALESWLNENPGSSQNFYDVSHAQRSLARISIKDIAQLVKPKSYTLLDPANGKGLSVDYRFSSEVSSISPQFVCLQVSFRNYTTEPMSNIFLSEEEADQGPDSFGKSVSSSESFSVSHGEAATLVSMEEISSLAPGQTTNRILHIRFEHHLLPLKLVLWCDGRKQPVKLRPDIGYFIKPLPMDIEAFSKKESQLPGMFEYIRRCTFTDHISQPNDKKDEQHSQITDIFLMICEKLALKMLNNANLFLVSVDMPVAANLNDLSGLCLRLSGEILSNSIPCLITLTLKGTCSEPLEVSVKMNCEETVFGLNLLNRIVNFLAEPAP; this is encoded by the exons ATGTTGACCCAATTTGGGGCGACGGCGGACTCTTTGAGCAAGGCTTCGACGATGATGTTCCGGATCGGCACCGACGCTCATCTCTACGACGATCCGGATGATGTCAGCATCGCGCCACTCCTTGATAGCAAGTTCGACTCCGAGAAATGCGAAGCCCTCAAGCGTCTCCTCGCGCTTATTGCTCAGGGGTTCGACGTGTCTAGTTACTTTCCTCAG GTGGTGAAGAATGTGGCATCACAGTCACTGGAAGTAAAGAAGCTTGTTTACTTGTACCTGCTGCATTATGCTGAAAA GCGACCGAATGAAACATTGCTGTCAATAAATTGTTTTCAAAAGGATTTAGGGGATCCGAACCCTTTGGTGAGGGCATGGGCGCTCAGAACCATGGCAGGGATTCGGCTCCATGTTATTGCACCCCTTGTTTTGGTGGCTGTGGGAAAATGTGCTCGAGATCCCTCCATATATGTTAGGAAATGTGCTGCAACCGCGCTGCCCAAGTTGCACGATTTGTGTTTGGAGGAACAGACAGCTGCAATTGAAGAG CTTGTCGGAATGTTGTTGAAAGACAACTCTCCTGGAGTAGTTGGTGCTGCTGCAGCTGCTTTTGCTTCCATATGTCCCTCTAATTTCTCTGTGATTGGCaggaattacaaaaaattatgcaagACTCTTCCTGATGTGGAAGAATGGGGTCAGATTGTCTTGATTGGGATTCTGCTACGATATGTAATTGCAAAACATGGGCTAGTCAGAGAATCCCTAATGTTAACCTCCGATCCTTTGGTGAAGCATAATTCAGAAGGGGAAGATTTGGAACCTCATGTTGCTATGAGAAAGCCCCTTCATGAAACCAGCTTTGACATATGTACTGAGATTGCAGATATGGTCTCCCGGAGTTACCTTGAAGGACCTGATAAGCATTTGTCTCAGTTGGGTCATGTAAATCGAGATTCTCTTAGATTGGATGGCTCATGCGTTACATCTGCCAAAAGCAATGATGATGTGAAGATTTTGTTGCAGTGTACATCACCATTATTATGGAGTTATAATAGTGCTGTAGTGCTGGCTGCTGCTGGTGTTCACTGGATTATGGCGCCAAAGGAGGATGTTCTAAAGATTGTTAAGCCCTTATTATTTCTCCTTAGGTCATCTAGTTCCTCAAAATATGTG GTCCTTTGCAACATTCAGGTCTTTGCCAAAGCAATGCCATCTCTGTTTTGTCCATATTATGAAGATTTCTTCATCAACTCTTTGGATTCGTATCAAATAAAAGCTCTGAAGCTTGAAATACTTTCCTCTATAGCAACATACTCTTCAATTTCCTCAATTCTTCTGGAGTTTCAG GATTATATTAGAGATCCAGACAGGAGGTTTGCAGCTGATACTGTGGCTGCGATTGGCTTATGTGCACAAAGACTCCCTGACGTTGCGCATACATGTTTGGAAGGGCTCTTGTTTCTTGCTTTGTCTG ATGGGGATGCTGCATCATTGGGTGAAGAAGAAATTGTATTGGTTCAAGTAATTAAGTCAATCAAGGCAATCATAGAAAAGGATCCTCCCAGTCATGAAAGA GTAATTGTTCTCTTGCTCCGGAGCTTGGATTCAATGCGTGCACCAGCAGCCCGTGCTATGATTATATGGATGATGGGTGAGTACAGCTACATGGGGGTCCTCATTTCAAAGATGATTCCCACAATACTTAAGTATCTTGCTCGACGCTTTACTTTGGAGGCGGTTGAAACAAAGCTCCAGATTATCAATGCCTGCATTAAG GTCCTACTACATATCAAAGGGGAAAATATGTCTGAACTGCAAATAATTGTAGGCTATGTGCTTGAACTAGCTAACTCTGACTTGAATTATGATATTCGTGACCGTGCTCGTTTTCTGAAGAATTTTCTGTCACACTGTATGAGATCTCATGATGTGGAAGAAGTAAAGGACCAAAAGGAATACAAAGACCTGACACACGTTCTTGCTGAGTACATATTTGGGGGACAAAGAAAAGTACAGTCCGAACCATTTAGTTATCGATTTTATCTTCCTGGTTCTCTTTCACAGATAGTACTCCATGCAGCTCCAGGATATGAACCCCTCCCAGAACCTTGTAGTTTGATTGATGAAAGTCATTTCCCAAGTCATGTGGAAGGAACAACGATAATGGAAGATAGAGCTATTGATAGTGAAACaaatgatattgatgattCTGATGCAATGTCAGGATCtctggaagaagaaaacacaACCGATTACAGTTCTCAAGCTTCTGTTAGTGGTTcaagtggtggtggtggcagTTATAATGGTGCATCTGATACTGATGGAGATGAAGAAGCTGGTGCATTAATCAATCTTTCAGATGGTGCTCCCACTTCGAGAAATCATATTAAAGATTCAGAAGAGAATAGTGCCTCTGGCTTTACTGATTTTGGCGAGTTAATGTCCAATAGAGCTCTTGAGTCGTGGTTGAACGAAAATCCTGGTTCAAGCCAGAATTTTTATGATGTCAGTCATGCTCAGAGATCCTTAGCCAGAATCTCAATTAAGGACATTGCTCAGCTGGTGAAACCAAAGTCATATACACTTCTAGATCCTGCAAATGGAAAAGGGTTAAGTGTAGATTACAGATTTTCGTCTGAGGTGTCGAGCATATCGCCACAATTTGTCTGTTTACAGGTTTCCTTTAGGAACTACACAACAGAGCCTATgtcaaatatatttctttctgaAGAGGAAGCTGACCAGGGTCCAGATTCGTTTGGAAAATCAGTGTCATCAAGTGAAAG TTTCTCCGTGTCTCATGGTGAAGCAGCAACACTGGTTTCCATGGAAGAGATAAGTAGCCTTGCTCCTGGTCAGACAACAAATAGAATCCTCCACATTCGTTTTGAACATCATCTGTTGCCTTTGAAGCTGGTTTTATGGTGTGATGGCAGAAAGCAACCAGTGAAGTTACGACCTGATATCGGTTACTTCATTAAACCTCTTCCTATGGATATTGAAGCATTTTCAAAGAAGGAATCTCAACTTCCTGGGATGTTTGAGTACATAAGAAG GTGTACCTTTACTGATCATATTAGCCAGCCAAATGATAAAAAAGATGAGCAGCACTCACAGATAACAGACATTTTTCTAATGATATGTGAGAAATTGGCGTTAAAGATGCTTAACAATgcaaatttgtttcttgtATCCGTAGACATGCCTGTGGCTGCTAACCTCAATGACTTATCTGGTTTGTGCTTACGCTTAAGTGGTGAGATATTGAGCAACTCTATTCCTTGTCTCATCACACTTACCCTCAAAGGTACTTGCTCTGAACCACTTGAGGTATCGGTGAAAATGAACTGTGAAGAAACAGTATTTGGTTTAAATCTGTTAAATAGGATTGTGAATTTCTTGGCCGAGCCAGCCCCCTGA
- the LOC105171938 gene encoding AP3-complex subunit beta-A isoform X3, whose protein sequence is MAGIRLHVIAPLVLVAVGKCARDPSIYVRKCAATALPKLHDLCLEEQTAAIEELVGMLLKDNSPGVVGAAAAAFASICPSNFSVIGRNYKKLCKTLPDVEEWGQIVLIGILLRYVIAKHGLVRESLMLTSDPLVKHNSEGEDLEPHVAMRKPLHETSFDICTEIADMVSRSYLEGPDKHLSQLGHVNRDSLRLDGSCVTSAKSNDDVKILLQCTSPLLWSYNSAVVLAAAGVHWIMAPKEDVLKIVKPLLFLLRSSSSSKYVVLCNIQVFAKAMPSLFCPYYEDFFINSLDSYQIKALKLEILSSIATYSSISSILLEFQDYIRDPDRRFAADTVAAIGLCAQRLPDVAHTCLEGLLFLALSESSDGDAASLGEEEIVLVQVIKSIKAIIEKDPPSHERVIVLLLRSLDSMRAPAARAMIIWMMGEYSYMGVLISKMIPTILKYLARRFTLEAVETKLQIINACIKVLLHIKGENMSELQIIVGYVLELANSDLNYDIRDRARFLKNFLSHCMRSHDVEEVKDQKEYKDLTHVLAEYIFGGQRKVQSEPFSYRFYLPGSLSQIVLHAAPGYEPLPEPCSLIDESHFPSHVEGTTIMEDRAIDSETNDIDDSDAMSGSLEEENTTDYSSQASVSGSSGGGGSYNGASDTDGDEEAGALINLSDGAPTSRNHIKDSEENSASGFTDFGELMSNRALESWLNENPGSSQNFYDVSHAQRSLARISIKDIAQLVKPKSYTLLDPANGKGLSVDYRFSSEVSSISPQFVCLQVSFRNYTTEPMSNIFLSEEEADQGPDSFGKSVSSSESFSVSHGEAATLVSMEEISSLAPGQTTNRILHIRFEHHLLPLKLVLWCDGRKQPVKLRPDIGYFIKPLPMDIEAFSKKESQLPGMFEYIRRCTFTDHISQPNDKKDEQHSQITDIFLMICEKLALKMLNNANLFLVSVDMPVAANLNDLSGLCLRLSGEILSNSIPCLITLTLKGTCSEPLEVSVKMNCEETVFGLNLLNRIVNFLAEPAP, encoded by the exons ATGGCAGGGATTCGGCTCCATGTTATTGCACCCCTTGTTTTGGTGGCTGTGGGAAAATGTGCTCGAGATCCCTCCATATATGTTAGGAAATGTGCTGCAACCGCGCTGCCCAAGTTGCACGATTTGTGTTTGGAGGAACAGACAGCTGCAATTGAAGAG CTTGTCGGAATGTTGTTGAAAGACAACTCTCCTGGAGTAGTTGGTGCTGCTGCAGCTGCTTTTGCTTCCATATGTCCCTCTAATTTCTCTGTGATTGGCaggaattacaaaaaattatgcaagACTCTTCCTGATGTGGAAGAATGGGGTCAGATTGTCTTGATTGGGATTCTGCTACGATATGTAATTGCAAAACATGGGCTAGTCAGAGAATCCCTAATGTTAACCTCCGATCCTTTGGTGAAGCATAATTCAGAAGGGGAAGATTTGGAACCTCATGTTGCTATGAGAAAGCCCCTTCATGAAACCAGCTTTGACATATGTACTGAGATTGCAGATATGGTCTCCCGGAGTTACCTTGAAGGACCTGATAAGCATTTGTCTCAGTTGGGTCATGTAAATCGAGATTCTCTTAGATTGGATGGCTCATGCGTTACATCTGCCAAAAGCAATGATGATGTGAAGATTTTGTTGCAGTGTACATCACCATTATTATGGAGTTATAATAGTGCTGTAGTGCTGGCTGCTGCTGGTGTTCACTGGATTATGGCGCCAAAGGAGGATGTTCTAAAGATTGTTAAGCCCTTATTATTTCTCCTTAGGTCATCTAGTTCCTCAAAATATGTG GTCCTTTGCAACATTCAGGTCTTTGCCAAAGCAATGCCATCTCTGTTTTGTCCATATTATGAAGATTTCTTCATCAACTCTTTGGATTCGTATCAAATAAAAGCTCTGAAGCTTGAAATACTTTCCTCTATAGCAACATACTCTTCAATTTCCTCAATTCTTCTGGAGTTTCAG GATTATATTAGAGATCCAGACAGGAGGTTTGCAGCTGATACTGTGGCTGCGATTGGCTTATGTGCACAAAGACTCCCTGACGTTGCGCATACATGTTTGGAAGGGCTCTTGTTTCTTGCTTTGTCTG AATCTTCAGATGGGGATGCTGCATCATTGGGTGAAGAAGAAATTGTATTGGTTCAAGTAATTAAGTCAATCAAGGCAATCATAGAAAAGGATCCTCCCAGTCATGAAAGA GTAATTGTTCTCTTGCTCCGGAGCTTGGATTCAATGCGTGCACCAGCAGCCCGTGCTATGATTATATGGATGATGGGTGAGTACAGCTACATGGGGGTCCTCATTTCAAAGATGATTCCCACAATACTTAAGTATCTTGCTCGACGCTTTACTTTGGAGGCGGTTGAAACAAAGCTCCAGATTATCAATGCCTGCATTAAG GTCCTACTACATATCAAAGGGGAAAATATGTCTGAACTGCAAATAATTGTAGGCTATGTGCTTGAACTAGCTAACTCTGACTTGAATTATGATATTCGTGACCGTGCTCGTTTTCTGAAGAATTTTCTGTCACACTGTATGAGATCTCATGATGTGGAAGAAGTAAAGGACCAAAAGGAATACAAAGACCTGACACACGTTCTTGCTGAGTACATATTTGGGGGACAAAGAAAAGTACAGTCCGAACCATTTAGTTATCGATTTTATCTTCCTGGTTCTCTTTCACAGATAGTACTCCATGCAGCTCCAGGATATGAACCCCTCCCAGAACCTTGTAGTTTGATTGATGAAAGTCATTTCCCAAGTCATGTGGAAGGAACAACGATAATGGAAGATAGAGCTATTGATAGTGAAACaaatgatattgatgattCTGATGCAATGTCAGGATCtctggaagaagaaaacacaACCGATTACAGTTCTCAAGCTTCTGTTAGTGGTTcaagtggtggtggtggcagTTATAATGGTGCATCTGATACTGATGGAGATGAAGAAGCTGGTGCATTAATCAATCTTTCAGATGGTGCTCCCACTTCGAGAAATCATATTAAAGATTCAGAAGAGAATAGTGCCTCTGGCTTTACTGATTTTGGCGAGTTAATGTCCAATAGAGCTCTTGAGTCGTGGTTGAACGAAAATCCTGGTTCAAGCCAGAATTTTTATGATGTCAGTCATGCTCAGAGATCCTTAGCCAGAATCTCAATTAAGGACATTGCTCAGCTGGTGAAACCAAAGTCATATACACTTCTAGATCCTGCAAATGGAAAAGGGTTAAGTGTAGATTACAGATTTTCGTCTGAGGTGTCGAGCATATCGCCACAATTTGTCTGTTTACAGGTTTCCTTTAGGAACTACACAACAGAGCCTATgtcaaatatatttctttctgaAGAGGAAGCTGACCAGGGTCCAGATTCGTTTGGAAAATCAGTGTCATCAAGTGAAAG TTTCTCCGTGTCTCATGGTGAAGCAGCAACACTGGTTTCCATGGAAGAGATAAGTAGCCTTGCTCCTGGTCAGACAACAAATAGAATCCTCCACATTCGTTTTGAACATCATCTGTTGCCTTTGAAGCTGGTTTTATGGTGTGATGGCAGAAAGCAACCAGTGAAGTTACGACCTGATATCGGTTACTTCATTAAACCTCTTCCTATGGATATTGAAGCATTTTCAAAGAAGGAATCTCAACTTCCTGGGATGTTTGAGTACATAAGAAG GTGTACCTTTACTGATCATATTAGCCAGCCAAATGATAAAAAAGATGAGCAGCACTCACAGATAACAGACATTTTTCTAATGATATGTGAGAAATTGGCGTTAAAGATGCTTAACAATgcaaatttgtttcttgtATCCGTAGACATGCCTGTGGCTGCTAACCTCAATGACTTATCTGGTTTGTGCTTACGCTTAAGTGGTGAGATATTGAGCAACTCTATTCCTTGTCTCATCACACTTACCCTCAAAGGTACTTGCTCTGAACCACTTGAGGTATCGGTGAAAATGAACTGTGAAGAAACAGTATTTGGTTTAAATCTGTTAAATAGGATTGTGAATTTCTTGGCCGAGCCAGCCCCCTGA